A single Dermacentor albipictus isolate Rhodes 1998 colony chromosome 3, USDA_Dalb.pri_finalv2, whole genome shotgun sequence DNA region contains:
- the Nipped-B gene encoding nipped-B-like protein A, with the protein MMNGEGPSVPITTLAGIQSITELLLELPLPSALPGAGPARSLLPAAQAEEARRALASDARLLPPLVDALAQVSADHVELKDGGDGALPPQGCSPLLQLLVARGLFKGPPPWQQQQPGYSPAQLCSPAEGLDGSPGFFPPTPFTPHPPLHDHSVAGILDGTPFSPQVPKQPPSQNFYSNGNCVTPCDKRTESPVVHTTVQQQQQQQPQQPPPPPPPQQCPVPPVPVCPVPVPCAGGSGSASAGGSVGVQNAVPPSPVCPPVERANSVPVVSPPGHEVSKEPPKECVVNNVESSRPKATRRSAQASPAKQSVQEATPKTAHASNRSKVVRNSVRENSRIQSSDDDDDGSHVVARKRPARKQRESIDGKTGKGNDRRNCHRPLPTKETSSMDMYASSLSERVKNRRRTHQKAKYAESPVQSHHSESEHSAFEPDEEPSRVAPQPQPVREKPKVKPKKIRKEPVPAPLSAEELMESNTYQRFSRTVEAIFDSMEDLDLTQELDDEVECPPEALVSASSLRQLCNEAAKLKILQATNQVPPERLVRLLSILERNVVDGAKLCPVDQDQEEEDDEGRLYAELTMERITRSADASLTALYIMTSASMPKRVFLEDLIERIVVFAKFQIQNTIYPLFDPVYRVDTRGKEGCNARQKRAHAAQKVKDRSVVQLYNKLHELVGLLAELLGLQTLTDTLILQVSTLGVGPFFVEGVSELQLHALRLVTTIFAHYEKHRQLILEDILASIARLPTSKRSLRNYRLNSEEYIQMLTALVLQLIHSVVRLPEGSPVPRDLAESSKDKTAEGKDKTTAVDADVLIVTSYDAAVHTAANFLSVFLRKCGTKNEDMDYRPVFENFVQDLLTTVNKPEWPASELILSLLGRLLVQNFSNKSLDMSLRVASLDYLGVVAARLRKDAVNSQIKKETVKDILRQIEEDEEEDLPLTSLSKGARPMDETQLLQRALLHYLDANLDSDPSLQFSRRFYVAQWYRDAMAEAKAEKNHGDEEKESTKSPSKANSRTSRGKASRRNCEPEDDDEEDEKKPTVRNEEQQAKLVAIVEERKKFLLHLAKPQDSGSGLKSEQGTLDYATAELISRFLASRRPFSQSFDVYLTQILRVLSESAVAVRTKAMKCLTLVVEADPSILGRPDMRQGVHGRLLDHSTSVREAAVDLVGKFILVRPELTHKYYDMLTERILDTGVSVRKRVIKILKDVCLEQPEFEKIPEICVKIIGRVNDEEGIKKLVGEVFQSMWFTPQNSEERLLQKVRHITHVVVACREMGLDLFEQLLSGLLKDREDGQRRGVLESCRQIVDCLVERLLRLEEGAESSQHLVACLGTLYLFSRIQPQLLVRHAHTIQPYLSMRVSGPQDYQVLQHVTRCLELVVPLMEHPSESFLAQIEEDLAKQLIRNAMAILPASVSCLSAVVNRVTHNYPLVRDMFHKFFMLLCLVRRQHRAGRNYCRPSLQRCVYTLGLLCRHFDFEHLEPAPDSTAESVTAEDADQPLKHRVFAAMMYFTEHEDEDIRQRALTGIGFMLVRQYDLMLGPEIKELYKHLLASPLASAAARVQVLKNLTAYLMEEEAKMIRRDAEWSKLSKGENLKEMGDVSSGMASTVVQVYLKDILAAAAHPDQVVRRAALQVLQLVLGQGLVHPVQMVPHLACLGSDDDKLLRTKADQLLQDLEKKYPGFVQMKALAGMRLSFEMHRTSQLGSLVRGYRCPDAPVSRNGFLYSVLRSTRQSRRAFLLALLKLFDEQARVPLAELLYVADNIVYFPYQVQDEPLFVMHHIDVLLSVSGSNLLQSFREALLPREGATRTEDEDEEDDDLDALIARLPRDLEPLQESMQAAQGCILLLFVKQTLKDTYGFTDSRIQQYSPNEAAKTYEKALNRRSGVRFNPEPTVQFLKSGDEEQTTGKELCRRYLDFKQLMLTIDPDDDDDDQDAGQPRPAAAVAATAPSSTTENGAAPNAASTTTATATPTTTALPTVAVATSVPRQRLSTAAVTHRGRPSGRTSKGAAAVSDKAKKKPRKKRKRVICSDGSSDNEDSDPSFCGD; encoded by the coding sequence ATGATGAATGGCGAGGGCCCCAGCGTGCCCATCACTACGCTCGCCGGCATCCAGAGCATCACTGAGCTGCTCTTGGAGTTGCCCCTGCCGTCTGCTCTGCCTGGAGCAGGCCCAGCTCGATCGCTGCTGCCAGCTGCTCAGGCTGAGGAAGCCCGACGGGCACTGGCCAGTGATGCTCGTCTCCTGCCCCCTCTGGTGGACGCCTTGGCCCAAGTCAGCGCCGACCATGTGGAACTCAAGGATGGCGGGGATGGTGCCTTGCCACCCCAGGGCTGCTCCCCACTGTTGCAACTGCTGGTGGCACGAGGACTGTTCAAGGGGCCACCGccctggcagcagcagcagccgggcTACAGCCCTGCTCAGCTGTGCTCACCTGCCGAAGGTCTGGATGGGAGCCCAGGCTTCTTCCCGCCCACCCCGTTCACACCGCACCCGCCACTGCATGACCACTCAGTGGCTGGCATCCTGGATGGGACACCTTTCTCGCCCCAAGTGCCCAAGCAGCCACCAAGCCAAAACTTCTACTCCAACGGAAACTGTGTGACCCCGTGTGACAAGCGGACAGAGTCTCCTGTGGTGCACACCacggtgcagcagcagcagcagcagcagccgcagcagccgccaccgccgccgccgccgcagcagtGCCCTGTGCCGCCAGTGCCAGTGTGCCCTGTGCCTGTGCCATGTGCTGGTGGTAGTGGCAGTGCTAGTGCTGGTGGTAGTGTGGGAGTGCAAAATGCCGTGCCACCCTCGCCTGTGTGTCCACCTGTGGAACGTGCAAACAGTGTTCCTGTTGTGAGCCCACCCGGACATGAGGTTTCTAAGGAGCCTCCGAAAGAGTGTGTGGTCAACAATGTTGAAAGTAGTAGACCCAAAGCTACCCGAAGGTCAGCGCAAGCTTCACCGGCCAAGCAGAGTGTGCAGGAAGCCACACCAAAGACTGCACATGCATCAAACAGAAGCAAGGTTGTGAGAAACTCTGTGCGTGAGAACAGCCGAATTCAgtcatctgatgatgatgatgacggttcACATGTAGTGGCTCGAAAGCGACCTGCACGGAAGCAGAGGGAGAGCATTGATGGCAAGACAGGGAAAGGAAATGATCGACGCAATTGCCACCGACCATTGCCAACTAAGGAGACGTCGAGCATGGACATGTACGCCAGTTctttgagtgagcgagtgaaGAACAGGCGCAGGACCCACCAAAAGGCCAAGTATGCCGAGTCTCCAGTGCAGTCGCACCACAGTGAGAGTGAGCACTCTGCATTTGAACCTGACGAAGAGCCAAGTCGAGTTGCTCCACAACCCCAGCCTGTTCGGGAAAAACCGAAGGTAAAGCCCAAGAAGATCAGAAAGGAACCTGTCCCCGCACCACTTTCTGCAGAGGAGCTAATGGAGAGCAATACGTATCAACGCTTCTCACGCACTGTTGAAGCCATCTTTGACTCCATGGAAGATCTCGACTTGACTCAAGAGTTGGATGATGAGGTTGAATGCCCTCCAGAAGCACTAGTGTCCGCTTCATCTTTGCGTCAGCTGTGCAATGAAGCGGCCAAGCTAAAAATTTTGCAAGCTACAAACCAAGTGCCACCAGAGCGTCTTGTCCGCTTGCTTTCTATACTGGAACGGAATGTAGTGGATGGTGCTAAGCTCTGTCCTGTGGACCAGGACCAGGAAGAAGAGGATGACGAAGGCCGCCTTTATGCTGAGCTGACCATGGAACGCATTACACGATCTGCAGATGCTTCCTTAACTGCCCTGTACATAATGACTTCAGCCAGCATGCCTAAGCGGGTCTTTTTGGAGGATTTGATCGAGCGCATTGTCGTCTTTGCTAAGTTTCAAATTCAAAACACCATCTACCCATTGTTCGACCCAGTTTACAGGGTGGACACTCGTGGAAAGGAAGGCTGCAATGCGAGGCAGAAGCGGGCCCATGCTGCCCAGAAAGTGAAAGATCGCTCCGTGGTCCAGCTTTACAACAAGCTTCATGAATTGGTGGGGTTGCTCGCAGAACTGTTGGGCTTGCAGACGTTGACCGACACATTGATCCTCCAGGTGTCCACATTGGGTGTTGGTCCATTTTTCGTTGAAGGTGTCAGTGAGCTTCAGCTGCATGCGCTGCGCTTGGTAACCACAATTTTCGCTCATTATGAGAAGCACCGGCAGCTCATTTTAGAGGACATCTTGGCTTCCATCGCACGCCTGCCCACAAGCAAGCGAAGCTTGCGCAACTATCGCCTAAACTCTGAAGAGTACATACAGATGCTGACAGCCCTTGTTCTTCAGCTGATCCACAGTGTTGTCAGACTTCCAGAAGGATCTCCTGTGCCAAGAGACTTGGCAGAATCCAGTAAAGACAAAACAGCAGAGGGGAAAGACAAAACAACAGCAGTAGATGCAGATGTCTTGATTGTAACGTCTTATGACGCAGCTGTCCACACTGCTGCCAATTTTCTGTCTGTGTTTCTACGTAAATGTGGCACAAAAAATGAGGATATGGACTATAGGCCAGTGTTTGAGAATTTTGTCCAGGACCTGTTGACCACAGTCAACAAGCCTGAGTGGCCTGCATCAGAGCTGATCTTAAGCCTTCTGGGGCGACTGCTTGTTCAGAACTTCAGCAACAAATCGCTGGACATGTCGCTGCGTGTAGCCTCACTTGATTACCTCGGAGTGGTTGCTGCTCGACTGCGTAAAGATGCTGTGAACAGCCAGATAAAGAAGGAAACTGTGAAGGACATTCTCCGTCAGATTGAGGAGGATGAGGAAGAGGATTTGCCTCTGACAAGCCTTTCCAAAGGTGCACGGCCAATGGATGAGACTCAGCTGTTGCAGAGGGCGCTCCTTCACTACCTTGATGCCAACCTTGACAGTGACCCGTCACTGCAGTTCTCAAGACGCTTCTATGTGGCACAGTGGTATAGGGATGCTATGGCTGAGGCTAAAGCTGAGAAGAATCATGgtgatgaagaaaaagaaagcactaagTCGCCAAGCAAAGCCAATAGCCGTACAAGCAGAGGCAAGGCAAGCAGGCGAAATTGTGAGCCagaggatgatgatgaagaagatgaaaAGAAGCCCACCGTGCGAAATGAAGAGCAGCAAGCCAAGCTTGTTGCCATAGTGGAAGAGCGGAAAAAGTTTCTTCTGCACTTGGCAAAGCCTCAGGACTCTGGTAGTGGCCTAAAATCTGAGCAAGGCACATTGGACTATGCCACTGCAGAGCTAATCTCGCGTTTTTTGGCATCCCGACGGCCGTTCTCGCAGAGTTTTGATGTGTACCTTACTCAGATTCTGCGAGTACTCAGTGAATCCGCAGTTGCTGTGCGTACCAAAGCCATGAAGTGTCTCACACTTGTGGTTGAGGCAGATCCATCGATTCTGGGCCGGCCAGACATGCGTCAAGGGGTGCATGGGCGCCTCCTTGATCATTCAACAAGTGTCCGTGAAGCAGCTGTGGACTTGGTTGGGAAGTTCATCCTGGTACGACCAGAGCTGACGCACAAGTACTATGACATGCTAACAGAACGGATTTTAGACACAGGTGTAAGTGTGCGTAAACGAGTCATCAAAATCCTCAAGGATGTGTGCCTTGAACAGCCAGAGTTTGAGAAAATTCCAGAAATATGTGTGAAGATCATTGGTCGTGTCAATGACGAGGAGGGCATCAAGAAACTAGTTGGAGAAGTGTTCCAGAGCATGTGGTTTACACCTCAGAATAGTGAAGAGAGGCTTCTACAAAAGGTGCGCCATATCACTCATGTTGTAGTTGCTTGTCGCGAGATGGGACTTGACTTGTTTGAACAACTGCTCAGTGGCCTCCTGAAGGACCGCGAAGATGGGCAACGCCGAGGTGTATTGGAGTCGTGCCGGCAGATTGTGGACTGCCTGGTGGAACGGCTACTACGACTTGAAGAGGGTGCTGAATCGTCACAGCACTTGGTAGCCTGTCTTGGTACCTTATATTTGTTCAGCCGCATTCAACCGCAGCTCCTAGTGCGCCATGCACACACCATCCAGCCATACCTAAGTATGCGTGTATCAGGGCCACAGGACTATCAAGTGCTGCAGCATGTCACTCGTTGTCTCGAGCTGGTGGTGCCTCTGATGGAGCACCCAAGCGAATCATTTCTAGCACAGATTGAAGAAGACCTGGCCAAACAGCTTATTCGCAATGCCATGGCCATCCTTCCAGCCAGTGTAAGCTGCCTCAGTGCGGTAGTGAACCGTGTGACACACAACTACCCATTGGTGCGTGATATGTTTCACAAGTTTTTTATGCTGTTGTGTTTGGTGCGGCGGCAGCATCGGGCCGGTCGCAACTACTGTCGCCCGAGTCTCCAACGTTGTGTCTACACACTGGGCCTGCTGTGCCGGCACTTTGACTTTGAACACTTAGAGCCTGCACCAGATAGCACTGCAGAGTCTGTCACTGCTGAAGATGCTGACCAGCCTCTAAAGCATAGGGTCTTCGCAGCCATGATGTACTTCACAGAACATGAAGATGAGGATATTCGGCAgcgtgcactgacaggcattggCTTCATGCTTGTGCGCCAGTATGATTTGATGCTAGGGCCCGAAATCAAGGAGCTGTACAAGCACCTGCTGGCCAGTCCCCtggcatcagcagcagcaagggTGCAAGTGCTCAAGAACCTGACAGCTTATCTGATGGAAGAAGAAGCCAAGATGATTCGTAGAGATGCAGAGTGGAGCAAGCTATCCAAAGGGGAGAACTTGAAGGAGATGGGTGATGTGTCCTCTGGAATGGCCAGCACAGTTGTGCAGGTCTACCTTAAGGATATCCTGGCAGCAGCTGCTCACCCGGACCAGGTCGTCCGTCGTGCTGCATTGCAAGTGTTGCAGCTCGTGTTGGGGCAGGGCCTAGTGCATCCTGTGCAGATGGTCCCACACCTTGCCTGCCTCGGCTCCGATGATGATAAGCTGCTGCGTACCAAGGCCGACCAGTTGCTGCAAGACTTGGAGAAGAAATACCCGGGCTTCGTTCAGATGAAAGCCCTGGCAGGCATGCGCCTCTCGTTTGAAATGCACCGAACTTCCCAGCTGGGCTCTCTCGTACGTGGGTACCGATGCCCAGATGCCCCTGTCAGCCGCAACGGCTTCCTCTACTCCGTGCTTCGATCAACCAGGCAGAGCAGACGTGCCTTCTTGCTGGCTCTGCTTAAGCTCTTTGATGAACAAGCAAGGGTGCCTCTGGCAGAGCTGCTTTATGTGGCTGACAATATTGTGTACTTCCCATATCAAGTGCAGGATGAGCCACTGTTTGTCATGCATCACATTGATGTCTTGCTGTCCGTGTCAGGCTCTAACCTGTTgcaaagctttcgtgaagcaTTGTTGCCTCGTGAGGGAGCCACTCGGACAGAAGATGAAGACGAGGAAGATGATGACCTGGATGCTCTCATAGCAAGGCTGCCAAGAGATTTGGAACCACTCCAGGAAAGCATGCAAGCAGCACAAGGCTGCATCTTGCTTCTCTTTGTAAAGCAAACTCTAAAGGATACGTATGGTTTTACAGACAGCCGCATTCAGCAGTATTCTCCCAACGAAGCTGCCAAAACGTACGAGAAGGCCCTCAACCGGCGTTCGGGGGTTCGGTTCAATCCAGAGCCGACGGTGCAGTTTTTGAAATCTGGGGACGAAGAACAGACCACTGGAAAAGAGCTCTGCCGCCGCTACCTCGATTTCAAGCAGCTGATGCTGACCATCGACccagacgacgacgatgatgaccaGGATGCGGGACAGCCCCGACCTGCAGCAGCTGTTGCAGCCACTGCACCCTCTTCAACCACAGAAAACGGTGCTGCTCCAAATGCTGCTAGCACCACAACGGCTACGGCCACCCCCACCACGACAGCGCTGCCCACAGTCGCCGTGGCCACTTCAGTGCCACGGCAACGGTTGTCAACGGCTGCCGTGACCCATCGTGGCCGGCCTTCAGGTCGGACTTCTAAAGGTGCTGCTGCAGTGAGTGACAAGGCAAAGAAAAAGCCTCGCAAAAAGCGGAAGCGGGTTATCTGCTCCGACGGGTCGAGTGACAATGAGGACAGTGATCCGTCTTTCTGTGGTGATTGA